One Saccharopolyspora erythraea NRRL 2338 genomic region harbors:
- a CDS encoding DMT family transporter → MIITGVRYERAAIAGAAVAAAAVGAAVPVNGLLRDYPMWTGQGFRYALAGVLLLGWARVRGRSLPVPRVRDLPALAGLAVSGMLGFSLLQIHAQRYADPGFVAAVVGASPLLLGLAAPLLSRRRPSPPVVAGAALVVAGIAALSGGGAWRGAGLALSVGSLLCEASFTLLAVGVVARLGGLAVSMWCCLIAGGIGLAAGAATEPLRPPGAVELAALLVVAVVVTAVAFCLWYHGLAVLGADRVGVLIGLMPVSGFAVAVVLGTQQPTSASVAGTAVVAVGCGSACAAGARQAAAAREPFGLFTGSRARPVTAGSALLAGVARLALLLAEPAQELGVVVRRDRGTAAAAGRAGGGVRTERLPEQHRDRDETDRRQHVDHLGATSTRHPRD, encoded by the coding sequence GTGATCATCACCGGGGTTCGGTATGAGCGCGCCGCGATCGCGGGCGCGGCGGTGGCAGCGGCGGCGGTGGGTGCAGCGGTGCCGGTCAACGGCCTGCTGCGCGACTATCCGATGTGGACGGGCCAGGGCTTCCGCTACGCCTTGGCCGGGGTGCTGCTCCTGGGGTGGGCGAGGGTCCGGGGCCGGTCGCTACCGGTGCCGCGGGTGCGCGACCTGCCCGCGCTCGCCGGGCTGGCCGTCTCGGGGATGCTCGGGTTCTCGCTGCTGCAGATCCACGCCCAGCGCTACGCCGACCCGGGTTTCGTGGCCGCGGTCGTCGGCGCCAGCCCGCTCCTGCTCGGCCTGGCCGCCCCGCTGCTGTCCCGGCGGCGTCCGTCGCCGCCCGTCGTGGCGGGTGCCGCGCTGGTGGTGGCCGGCATCGCGGCGCTCTCCGGTGGTGGGGCGTGGCGCGGTGCGGGCCTGGCGCTCTCGGTGGGGAGCCTGCTGTGCGAGGCGTCGTTCACGCTGCTGGCCGTCGGTGTGGTGGCCCGGCTCGGCGGACTCGCGGTGTCGATGTGGTGCTGCCTCATCGCCGGCGGTATCGGCCTGGCCGCCGGGGCCGCCACCGAGCCGCTGCGCCCACCGGGAGCGGTGGAACTGGCCGCGCTGCTGGTCGTGGCGGTCGTGGTGACGGCGGTGGCGTTCTGCCTCTGGTACCACGGGCTCGCCGTTCTCGGCGCGGACCGCGTCGGGGTGCTGATCGGCCTGATGCCGGTGTCGGGGTTCGCGGTCGCCGTCGTGCTGGGCACGCAACAGCCGACCTCGGCTTCGGTCGCCGGAACGGCGGTGGTCGCGGTCGGCTGCGGCTCGGCCTGCGCCGCGGGCGCGCGACAGGCAGCCGCGGCCCGTGAGCCCTTCGGGCTGTTCACGGGGTCACGGGCGCGGCCCGTGACCGCCGGGTCAGCTCTCCTCGCCGGGGTTGCGCGGCTTGCGCTGCTGCTCGCCGAGCCTGCGCAGGAACTCGGGGTCGTCGTCCGGCGCGATCGGGGCACGGCGGCCGCCGCTGGTCGGGCGGGTGGTGGTGTCCGGACCGAACGCCTTCCAGAGCAGCACCGCGACCGTGACGAAACCGATCGCCGCCAGCACGTAGATCATCTTGGCGCCACCTCCACTCGTCACCCACGAGACTAG
- a CDS encoding BldC family transcriptional regulator, which translates to MTATPQQTRQNGQEQLLTPGEVASLFRVDPKTVTRWATAGRIGSIRTPGGHRRFRESEVRALLAELTNDVSRSA; encoded by the coding sequence GTGACCGCGACGCCCCAGCAGACCCGCCAGAACGGACAGGAGCAGCTGCTCACCCCCGGTGAGGTCGCTTCGCTGTTCCGCGTCGATCCCAAGACCGTGACCCGGTGGGCGACCGCCGGCCGGATCGGTTCCATCCGCACGCCCGGTGGCCACCGCCGCTTCCGCGAGTCCGAGGTCCGCGCCCTGCTCGCCGAGCTGACCAACGACGTCAGCCGCAGCGCGTAG
- a CDS encoding DUF4229 domain-containing protein, translating into MLKQQEDEQVTEQPGSTLARDVALYTLARLGMLAAATALLLVFQVPLLVAMAVAVVLVMPISMLVFGSLRRRVATGMAERAERRRAQRDELRAQLRGERDEDDQ; encoded by the coding sequence GTGCTGAAACAGCAAGAGGACGAGCAGGTGACCGAGCAGCCCGGTTCCACCCTGGCCCGCGACGTGGCGCTTTACACGCTGGCCAGGCTGGGGATGCTGGCCGCCGCGACCGCGCTGCTGCTGGTGTTCCAGGTGCCGTTGCTGGTGGCCATGGCCGTCGCGGTGGTGCTGGTGATGCCGATCTCGATGCTGGTGTTCGGGTCGCTGCGGCGCCGGGTCGCCACCGGCATGGCCGAGCGCGCCGAGCGGCGCCGGGCCCAGCGCGACGAGCTGCGCGCGCAGCTGCGCGGCGAGCGCGACGAAGACGACCAGTGA
- a CDS encoding MinD/ParA family ATP-binding protein, whose amino-acid sequence MQGQQSGPYAVGGQSGPHSVQGQQSGPYTVQGQQSGPYTVQGSGPYNVSGQQSGPYPVQPDQSGQYPPGQQYGPHNPVQPGQPYPVPQGPHPEQQGPAQDLSSAQLLRQSKRPPQSGWRKAVYVATGRSLNLGESSSDLRRRELISRINQPLQGCYKIAMLSLKGGVGKTTTTATLGSTFSSLRGDRVIAVDANPDRGTLSQKIPLETTATVRHLLRDSGHVRKYSDVRSYTSQGPSRLEILASEQDPAVSEAFSEDDYRRTVTLLEHFYNIVLTDCGTGLMHSAMKGVLDLADSLVIVSSGSIDGARSASATLDWLDAHGYGALVKRSVAVINSVRPGSGKVDVDKLIAHFGSRCRAVSRIPFDPHLEEGAEVELDQLAAPTRMALLELAAVVADDFPQALGRQRQS is encoded by the coding sequence GTGCAGGGCCAGCAGTCCGGACCGTACGCCGTCGGCGGCCAGTCGGGTCCGCACTCGGTGCAGGGCCAGCAGTCGGGTCCGTACACCGTGCAGGGCCAGCAGTCCGGTCCGTACACCGTGCAGGGTTCCGGGCCGTACAACGTGTCCGGTCAGCAGTCCGGTCCGTACCCGGTGCAGCCCGACCAGTCCGGCCAGTACCCGCCCGGACAGCAGTACGGCCCGCACAACCCGGTGCAGCCCGGCCAGCCGTACCCGGTGCCGCAGGGCCCGCACCCCGAGCAGCAGGGCCCGGCGCAGGACCTCTCGTCCGCGCAGCTGCTGCGCCAGAGCAAGCGCCCGCCGCAGTCCGGCTGGCGCAAGGCGGTCTACGTCGCCACCGGCCGTTCGCTCAACCTCGGCGAGAGCTCCTCGGACCTGCGCAGGCGCGAGCTGATCTCGCGGATCAACCAGCCGCTGCAGGGCTGCTACAAGATCGCGATGCTGAGCCTCAAGGGCGGCGTCGGCAAGACCACGACCACCGCCACGCTCGGCTCGACCTTCTCGTCCCTGCGCGGCGACCGGGTCATCGCCGTCGACGCGAACCCGGACCGCGGCACGCTGAGCCAGAAGATCCCGCTGGAGACCACCGCGACCGTCCGCCACCTGCTGCGCGACTCCGGTCACGTCCGCAAGTACAGCGACGTCCGCTCCTACACCTCGCAGGGCCCGAGCAGGCTGGAAATCCTTGCCAGCGAACAGGATCCGGCCGTCTCGGAGGCGTTCAGCGAGGACGACTACCGGCGCACGGTCACGCTGCTCGAGCACTTCTACAACATCGTGCTCACCGACTGCGGCACCGGCCTGATGCACTCGGCGATGAAGGGCGTGCTCGACCTCGCCGACTCGCTGGTGATCGTCTCGTCCGGTTCCATAGACGGTGCCCGCAGCGCCTCGGCGACCCTGGACTGGCTCGACGCGCACGGCTACGGCGCGCTGGTGAAGCGTTCCGTGGCGGTGATCAACTCGGTGCGTCCCGGTTCCGGCAAGGTCGACGTCGACAAGCTGATCGCGCACTTCGGCTCGCGCTGCCGTGCGGTGTCCCGGATCCCGTTCGACCCGCACCTGGAGGAGGGCGCGGAGGTCGAGCTGGACCAGCTCGCCGCGCCGACCCGGATGGCGCTGCTGGAGCTCGCGGCGGTCGTCGCCGACGACTTCCCGCAGGCGCTGGGGCGTCAGCGGCAGAGCTGA
- a CDS encoding 1,4-dihydroxy-2-naphthoate polyprenyltransferase: MATVAQWIEGARIRTFPNAIAPVLVGTGAAAGIDEFDPAIAVLALAVSMLLIIGVNFANDYSDGIRGTDADRIGPFRLVGSGAAEPGAVRTAAWVCFGLAALAGIGVVVLSGQWWMLALGALCIAGAWFYTGGRKPYGYAGLGEVAVFLFFGVIAVLGTQFAQAAGVTGFGIGAAVAIGSFSSAVLVANNLRDIPTDRTTGKRTLAVLLGDRDTRTLYVTLVLVPFLITVLIALRNTWALLGFLALPLLVTSLRAVLTGAKGRKLIPALRDTGFAMLLWAVATGIAFALGQG, encoded by the coding sequence ATGGCGACTGTCGCGCAGTGGATCGAAGGCGCTCGGATCCGCACCTTCCCGAATGCGATCGCACCCGTGCTCGTCGGCACCGGCGCCGCGGCGGGCATCGACGAGTTCGACCCGGCGATCGCGGTACTGGCACTGGCCGTGTCGATGCTGCTGATCATCGGCGTGAACTTCGCCAACGACTACTCCGACGGCATCCGCGGTACCGACGCCGACCGGATCGGGCCGTTCCGCCTGGTCGGTTCCGGCGCGGCCGAGCCGGGCGCGGTGCGCACCGCCGCGTGGGTGTGCTTCGGCCTGGCGGCCCTGGCCGGCATCGGGGTCGTGGTCCTCAGCGGCCAGTGGTGGATGCTCGCTCTCGGCGCGCTGTGCATCGCCGGGGCGTGGTTCTACACCGGCGGCAGGAAGCCCTACGGCTACGCCGGGCTCGGCGAGGTCGCCGTCTTCCTGTTCTTCGGGGTGATCGCGGTGCTCGGGACCCAGTTCGCCCAGGCGGCCGGCGTCACCGGCTTCGGCATCGGAGCCGCGGTCGCGATCGGCTCGTTCTCCAGCGCGGTGCTGGTCGCCAACAACCTGCGCGACATCCCGACCGACCGGACCACCGGCAAGCGCACGCTGGCGGTGCTGCTCGGCGACCGCGACACCCGCACGCTCTACGTGACCCTGGTGCTGGTGCCGTTCCTGATCACGGTGCTCATCGCGCTGCGCAACACGTGGGCGCTGCTGGGCTTCCTGGCGCTGCCGCTGCTGGTCACCTCGCTGCGCGCGGTGCTGACCGGGGCCAAGGGGCGCAAGCTGATCCCGGCGCTGCGCGACACCGGATTCGCGATGCTGCTGTGGGCGGTGGCCACCGGCATCGCGTTCGCCCTCGGCCAGGGCTGA
- a CDS encoding PLP-dependent cysteine synthase family protein yields the protein MTAVIGSSVDRSSARGGRWTSEAIRIIEADANRSADTHLLRYPLPAEWGVDLYLKDESTHPTGSLKHRLARSLFLHAICNGWVTENTPVIEASSGSTAVSEAYFASLLGLPFIAVMPRSTSREKVALIERRGGRCHFVDTPGAIYDESRRLAAELGGHFMDQFTHAEQATDWRGNNNIAESIFEQMALETHPEPAWIVVGAGTGGTSATIGRYIRYRRHRTRLAVVDPEHSVFFDAWCDGDATRTGQRGSLIEGIGRPRVEPSFIGQAIDRMIKVPDAASIATIRFAEQVLGHRVGGSTGTNLWGVFGLVAEMRRAGERGSIVTLLCDGGERYANTYYDDRWVAEQGLELDEAHKILDRFHTTGEFPAD from the coding sequence ATGACCGCGGTGATCGGCAGCAGCGTGGACCGCTCCTCGGCGCGCGGCGGGCGGTGGACCAGCGAGGCGATCCGGATCATCGAGGCCGACGCCAACCGCAGCGCCGACACCCACCTGCTGCGCTACCCGCTCCCCGCGGAGTGGGGTGTTGATCTCTACCTCAAGGACGAGTCAACACACCCGACGGGTTCTCTCAAGCACCGGCTCGCCCGGTCGCTGTTCCTGCATGCGATCTGCAACGGCTGGGTGACCGAAAACACACCGGTCATCGAGGCGTCATCGGGCTCGACCGCGGTCTCCGAGGCCTACTTCGCCTCCCTGCTGGGCCTGCCCTTCATCGCGGTGATGCCCCGGTCGACCAGCCGGGAGAAGGTCGCGCTGATAGAGCGCCGAGGCGGCCGCTGCCACTTCGTCGACACTCCCGGGGCGATCTACGACGAGTCCCGCAGGCTGGCCGCCGAGCTCGGCGGGCACTTCATGGACCAGTTCACCCACGCCGAGCAGGCCACCGACTGGCGGGGCAACAACAACATCGCCGAGTCGATCTTCGAGCAGATGGCGCTGGAGACCCACCCGGAGCCGGCCTGGATCGTGGTCGGCGCGGGCACCGGCGGCACCAGCGCGACGATCGGCCGCTACATCCGCTACCGCAGGCACCGGACCCGCCTCGCGGTCGTCGACCCGGAGCACTCGGTCTTCTTCGACGCCTGGTGCGACGGCGACGCCACCCGGACCGGGCAGCGCGGCTCGCTGATCGAGGGCATCGGCAGGCCCCGGGTGGAACCGTCGTTCATCGGCCAGGCCATCGACCGGATGATCAAGGTGCCGGACGCGGCGTCCATCGCGACTATCCGGTTCGCCGAGCAGGTGCTCGGCCACCGCGTCGGCGGCTCCACCGGCACGAACCTGTGGGGCGTGTTCGGCCTGGTCGCGGAGATGCGGCGCGCCGGGGAGCGCGGCAGCATCGTCACCCTGCTCTGCGACGGCGGCGAGCGCTACGCCAACACCTACTACGACGACCGCTGGGTGGCCGAGCAGGGCCTGGAGCTGGACGAGGCGCACAAGATCCTGGACCGCTTCCACACCACCGGGGAGTTCCCGGCAGACTGA
- a CDS encoding PLP-dependent aminotransferase family protein, translating into MEREWQTLRELLLPAVAGTTRGKRGRTVENELRGAIRDGRLPPGSRVPSSRDLAGQLGLSRGTVAAAYNQLVAEGYLIAERGSGTRVTSHIGTPADGATARAPRARVDLHPGLPSLSSFPRAEWLAAHRAALADLPNDELGYPDPAGLPALRTELSAYLGRVRAVAAEPASLLVTNGAAEGLALVADELHRRGHRSIAVEDPSHRGQSELLASHGLSPVPVPVDEHGIRVDDLAATGCRAVLVTAAHQFPLGVVLHPDRRHRLLEWAAEQDGLVVEDDYDAEHRYDRPALGAMQALAPTRVIYQGSVSKVLAPALRLGWLVLPPALLPELVERKRLDDLGCATLPQAAFAHLLRTGGYDRHLRRTRALYRRRRDMLLSTLSDVDGCEPVGVAAGLHLVLRLPPRVDDRQVQESLADQGIAAPALSGYAHGPAPFPGLVLGYAALSADQIRQTSAAIAAVVGQLCR; encoded by the coding sequence ATGGAACGCGAGTGGCAGACCCTGCGCGAGCTGCTGCTCCCCGCGGTCGCCGGCACGACCCGGGGCAAGCGCGGCAGGACGGTGGAGAACGAGCTGCGCGGTGCCATCCGCGACGGCAGGCTGCCGCCCGGCAGCCGCGTGCCGTCCAGCCGCGACCTCGCCGGTCAGCTCGGGCTTTCCCGCGGCACCGTCGCGGCCGCATACAACCAGCTGGTCGCCGAGGGCTACCTGATCGCCGAACGCGGCTCGGGAACGCGGGTCACCAGCCACATCGGCACGCCCGCCGACGGCGCCACCGCGCGAGCGCCACGAGCCCGCGTCGACCTGCACCCGGGGCTTCCGTCGCTGAGCTCGTTCCCCCGCGCCGAATGGCTCGCCGCGCACCGGGCTGCGCTGGCCGACCTGCCGAACGACGAGCTGGGCTACCCCGACCCGGCCGGCCTGCCCGCGCTGCGCACCGAGCTGTCGGCCTACCTCGGCCGGGTGCGGGCGGTCGCGGCCGAGCCCGCCTCGCTGCTGGTGACCAACGGCGCCGCCGAGGGCCTGGCGCTGGTCGCCGACGAGCTCCACCGCCGCGGCCACCGCTCGATCGCCGTCGAGGACCCGAGCCACCGCGGCCAGTCCGAACTGCTCGCCTCGCACGGGCTGAGCCCCGTCCCGGTGCCGGTCGACGAGCACGGCATCCGCGTCGACGACCTCGCCGCCACCGGCTGCCGGGCCGTCCTGGTGACCGCCGCGCACCAGTTCCCGCTCGGCGTCGTGCTGCACCCCGACCGCAGGCACCGGCTGCTGGAGTGGGCCGCCGAGCAGGACGGCCTGGTGGTCGAGGACGACTACGACGCCGAGCACCGCTACGACCGGCCCGCGCTCGGTGCGATGCAGGCGCTCGCGCCGACGCGGGTGATCTACCAGGGCAGCGTCAGCAAGGTGCTCGCCCCGGCGCTGCGGCTGGGCTGGCTGGTGCTGCCGCCGGCGCTGCTGCCGGAGCTGGTCGAGCGCAAGCGGCTCGACGACCTCGGCTGCGCCACGCTGCCGCAAGCCGCCTTCGCGCACCTGCTGCGCACCGGCGGCTACGACCGCCACCTGCGCCGCACCCGCGCGCTCTACCGGCGGCGGCGCGACATGCTGCTGTCCACGCTGTCCGACGTCGACGGCTGCGAGCCGGTCGGCGTGGCCGCCGGGTTGCACCTGGTGCTGCGGCTACCGCCGCGGGTCGACGACCGGCAGGTGCAGGAGTCGCTGGCGGACCAGGGCATCGCCGCACCGGCGCTGTCGGGCTACGCGCACGGTCCGGCGCCGTTCCCCGGACTGGTCCTGGGCTACGCGGCGCTGTCGGCGGACCAGATCCGCCAGACCAGCGCCGCGATCGCCGCCGTCGTCGGTCAGCTCTGCCGCTGA
- the menE gene encoding o-succinylbenzoate--CoA ligase: MPSPRVIEPLVVPAGRRAPEVLPALRKALDGDGPALLPVAEGSEPVRALGPGAALGPGEDTAGDPTALVIATSGSTGVPKGVLLPASALRASAEATHLRLGGPGHWLLPMPAHHIAGIQVLVRALLAGTTPVAVDTAGGFRPDRFADAAAETLANDGPHYTSMVPTQLSRLVNDGGQGLAALRRFDAVLLGGAATPPALLRRALDAGVRVVPTYGMSETAGGCVYDGVPLDGVRVHIDAGGVVSLAGPTLARGYRGVPGSPAFAGGWFRTGDLGRWAGDRLEILGRADDVIITGGVNVAPTPIERILTEHEGVREVCVLGVEDPEWGQAVVAAVVPSDPACPPSAEALRAAVRERAQPAAAPKNIVFLPELPLRGPGKPDRTALRQHFAG; this comes from the coding sequence ATGCCGAGCCCACGTGTCATCGAGCCGCTGGTCGTGCCCGCCGGAAGGCGTGCGCCGGAGGTGCTGCCCGCGCTGCGGAAGGCGCTCGACGGGGACGGTCCGGCGCTGCTGCCGGTGGCCGAGGGTTCCGAGCCGGTGCGGGCGCTGGGGCCCGGCGCCGCGCTCGGGCCGGGTGAGGACACCGCCGGCGACCCGACCGCGCTGGTCATCGCCACCTCCGGTTCGACCGGCGTGCCGAAGGGCGTGCTGCTGCCCGCTTCGGCGCTGCGCGCCTCCGCCGAGGCGACGCACCTCCGCCTCGGCGGTCCCGGGCACTGGCTGCTGCCGATGCCCGCGCACCACATCGCGGGCATACAGGTACTGGTCCGCGCTCTGCTGGCCGGGACGACGCCGGTGGCGGTCGACACCGCGGGCGGCTTCCGGCCCGACCGCTTCGCCGATGCCGCCGCGGAGACGCTGGCGAACGACGGCCCGCACTACACCTCCATGGTCCCGACGCAGCTCAGCCGCCTGGTCAACGACGGTGGGCAGGGGCTCGCCGCGCTGCGCCGGTTCGACGCCGTGCTGCTCGGCGGGGCGGCGACGCCTCCCGCGCTGCTGCGGCGGGCCCTCGACGCGGGGGTGCGCGTGGTGCCGACGTACGGCATGAGCGAGACGGCCGGCGGCTGCGTGTACGACGGTGTGCCGCTGGACGGCGTGCGCGTGCACATCGACGCAGGCGGCGTGGTGTCGCTGGCCGGGCCGACCCTGGCCAGGGGCTACCGGGGCGTGCCCGGGTCTCCGGCGTTCGCGGGCGGCTGGTTCCGCACCGGTGACCTCGGCCGCTGGGCGGGCGACCGGCTGGAGATCCTCGGCCGGGCCGACGACGTGATCATCACCGGCGGGGTCAACGTCGCACCGACGCCGATCGAGCGGATCCTCACCGAGCACGAGGGCGTCCGCGAGGTCTGCGTGCTCGGCGTGGAGGACCCCGAGTGGGGCCAGGCGGTGGTCGCGGCCGTGGTGCCCTCCGACCCGGCGTGCCCGCCGTCGGCGGAGGCGTTGCGCGCGGCGGTCCGCGAGCGCGCCCAGCCCGCGGCGGCGCCGAAGAACATCGTCTTCCTGCCGGAGCTGCCGTTGCGCGGCCCCGGCAAGCCGGACCGGACCGCCCTGCGGCAGCACTTCGCCGGCTAG
- a CDS encoding DUF3558 family protein, which produces MRCPRFVQRRPGSGPKLLALAPVLGLAVAGCAPGGEPGAPSRPPAATTSDETSSESVTPSITRDLPPEQRRPLTAIPTNELCGLVSPDELARLAFPVEPGTAREVGFDPPARGCSYQARTGDQSVLVAAQPEGYAELGTTPVNLGSAQGEQTLHANDCTVFAALPGATLQVVVGAGEADAEQCDTAQAVAQYVLGALAR; this is translated from the coding sequence ATGCGGTGTCCGAGGTTCGTCCAGCGCAGGCCCGGCAGCGGGCCGAAGTTGCTCGCCCTGGCCCCGGTGCTGGGCCTGGCGGTGGCGGGCTGCGCGCCCGGCGGGGAGCCCGGTGCGCCGAGCCGGCCGCCCGCGGCGACGACGTCCGATGAGACCTCGTCGGAGTCGGTGACGCCGTCGATCACCCGCGACCTGCCGCCGGAGCAGCGGCGTCCGCTCACCGCCATCCCGACGAACGAGCTGTGCGGGCTGGTGAGCCCGGACGAGCTGGCCCGGCTGGCGTTCCCCGTCGAACCGGGGACCGCGCGCGAGGTCGGCTTCGACCCGCCCGCGCGGGGCTGCTCCTACCAGGCGCGCACCGGCGACCAGTCGGTGCTCGTCGCCGCGCAGCCCGAGGGCTACGCCGAACTCGGCACCACGCCGGTGAACCTGGGTTCGGCGCAGGGCGAGCAGACGCTGCACGCCAACGACTGCACGGTCTTCGCGGCGCTGCCCGGGGCCACGTTGCAGGTCGTGGTGGGCGCGGGCGAGGCCGACGCGGAGCAGTGCGACACCGCGCAGGCGGTGGCGCAGTACGTGCTGGGTGCGCTGGCGCGCTGA
- a CDS encoding pentapeptide repeat-containing protein — translation MSEQPATTDRADLRADCASCFGLCCVALPFAKSADFAVDKVAGSPCSNLLADYRCGIHANLRERGFPGCTVFDCFGAGQKVSQVTFSGRGWREDQSTARRMFGVFPVMRQLQELLWYLTDALARTETREIHDDLRRRLDEVERLTRGSADELAEVDVAGVRAEVDELLLRTSELVRSKFPGRRKNRRGADLMGAKLKGADLRGSKLRGAYLIAADLRGADLRGSDLIGADFRDADLRGADLTGSIFLTQAQVNAAKGDAATRIPPALSRPAHWQGS, via the coding sequence TTGTCCGAACAGCCCGCGACCACCGACCGCGCGGACCTGCGGGCCGACTGCGCGAGCTGCTTCGGGCTCTGCTGCGTCGCGCTGCCCTTCGCGAAGTCGGCGGACTTCGCCGTGGACAAGGTGGCCGGGTCGCCCTGCTCGAACCTGCTCGCCGACTACCGCTGCGGCATCCACGCGAACCTGCGCGAGCGCGGCTTCCCGGGCTGCACCGTGTTCGACTGCTTCGGCGCAGGCCAGAAGGTCTCGCAAGTCACCTTCAGCGGACGTGGCTGGCGCGAGGACCAGAGCACCGCGCGGCGGATGTTCGGCGTGTTCCCCGTCATGCGCCAGCTGCAAGAGCTGCTCTGGTACCTGACCGACGCGCTCGCCCGCACCGAGACCCGCGAGATCCACGACGACCTGCGGCGTCGGCTCGACGAAGTCGAGCGCCTCACCCGCGGCAGCGCCGACGAGCTGGCGGAGGTCGACGTCGCCGGGGTGCGCGCGGAGGTCGACGAGCTCCTGCTGCGCACCAGTGAGCTGGTGCGTTCGAAGTTCCCGGGGCGCAGGAAGAACCGCCGCGGCGCCGACCTCATGGGTGCCAAGCTCAAGGGCGCGGACCTGCGCGGGTCGAAACTGCGCGGTGCTTACCTCATCGCGGCCGACCTGCGCGGCGCGGACCTGCGCGGCTCCGACCTGATCGGGGCCGACTTCCGCGACGCCGACCTGCGGGGCGCCGACCTCACCGGGAGCATCTTCCTCACCCAGGCGCAGGTCAACGCAGCCAAGGGCGACGCGGCCACCAGGATCCCGCCGGCGCTGAGCCGGCCCGCGCACTGGCAAGGTTCCTGA
- the ccsB gene encoding c-type cytochrome biogenesis protein CcsB, producing MPVNQALSTYSDMAYATSVVVYIFAMLLYFGEFAYGRPAKAARKRESALVGAGGESTGDAGVGHVEQPRRRPLPERLGGMAVAMTVLGALVHAASLGLRGFATGRVPWGNMYEFGSAICLAAVVAWLVVLVRQLRTERRDATPAQLRGLGGFLLLPMIILLFLSGTVLYARAAPLQPALQSYWIIIHVSAAIVSSGVLLFAGVASVLFMLRSRYENNPLKMRKFGSRLPTTQALDRMAYRTTVIIFPVWTFAIIAGAIWAEAAWGRFWGWDPKETCSFIAWVVYAAYLHARATAGWRGVRAAWINIFGLAVMIFNLFFINIVVAGLHSYAGL from the coding sequence ATGCCGGTCAACCAGGCGCTGTCGACCTACAGCGACATGGCGTACGCGACTTCGGTCGTCGTCTACATCTTCGCGATGCTGCTCTACTTCGGCGAGTTCGCCTACGGACGTCCCGCCAAGGCCGCCCGCAAGCGGGAGTCGGCGCTGGTCGGCGCCGGCGGCGAGTCGACCGGCGACGCGGGGGTCGGCCACGTCGAGCAGCCGCGGCGGCGCCCGCTGCCGGAGCGGCTCGGCGGCATGGCCGTGGCGATGACCGTCCTCGGCGCGCTGGTGCACGCCGCCTCGCTCGGCCTGCGCGGTTTCGCGACCGGCCGCGTGCCGTGGGGCAACATGTACGAGTTCGGCTCGGCCATCTGTCTCGCGGCGGTAGTCGCCTGGCTGGTCGTGCTGGTGCGCCAGCTCCGCACCGAGCGGCGCGACGCCACACCCGCCCAGCTCCGCGGACTCGGCGGCTTCCTGCTGCTGCCGATGATCATCCTGCTGTTCCTGTCGGGCACCGTGCTCTACGCCAGGGCGGCGCCGCTGCAGCCCGCGCTGCAGTCCTACTGGATCATCATCCACGTCTCGGCCGCGATCGTCTCCAGCGGCGTGCTGCTGTTCGCCGGGGTGGCCAGCGTGCTGTTCATGCTGCGCTCGCGCTACGAGAACAACCCGCTGAAGATGCGGAAGTTCGGTTCGCGGCTGCCCACGACCCAGGCGCTGGACCGGATGGCCTACCGCACCACCGTGATCATCTTCCCGGTGTGGACCTTCGCGATCATCGCCGGCGCGATCTGGGCGGAGGCCGCGTGGGGCCGGTTCTGGGGCTGGGACCCGAAGGAGACCTGCTCCTTCATCGCGTGGGTCGTCTACGCCGCATACCTGCACGCCCGCGCGACGGCGGGCTGGCGCGGCGTTCGCGCGGCGTGGATCAACATCTTCGGCCTGGCGGTGATGATCTTCAACTTGTTCTTCATCAACATCGTTGTCGCCGGACTTCACTCGTACGCTGGACTGTGA